CAACACAAATCGGGAGGTAGCCATCAAGGCGCCGGTATTACCAGCACTGACACAGGCGTCCGCATCCCCGGATTTGACCAGATCTATAGCCACTCTCATGGATGAATCTTTTTTGTTTCGCAGCGCTTTGGATGGCAGCTCATCCATAGCAACCACTTCAGATGCGTGCTTTATACGCAGTCTGTCACCAAATCCATGATTTCCAAGCATTGCCTGAAGCGTATCTTCGTCACCGACCAGTATCAGTGCAGTCTTCTTATCCTGTTTCAGATATCCTAATGCAGCAGGCACCACGACATCTGCGCCGATGTCTCCGCCCATTGCATCCAGAGAGATTGTGACTGGCCTATTCATTGAAGATAGATTCACCCAAATAAGAAGAACCCGTCAGAGGCCATTGCCTCATACGGGTTCCAAACAGGTCATTGAACCGACGAGTTGAGAATCACTCGCCTTTGGTATCGACTACTTTGCGGCCTTTATAGAAACCATCCGCAGTCACGTGGTGACGCAGGTGGGTTTCACCGGAAGTTGAATCAATTGAGAGGGTCTCACCCTTCAAGCCATCATGTGCACGGCGCATACCGCGCTTTGATGGGGTCTTTTTGTTTTGTTGAACAGCCATGGCTGATCTCCTGAAAAAATTTATACAAACTAAAACTAATGCCTGTCCTTTTTGAGCGCGGACAGCACGGCAAACGGATTTTCCTGTTGCTCAGGTTCTGACACCTGCAGCTCCTCATCTGAGACGAACTCATGAGGCACCTGACAAACATCTGTGTCGTGCATCGGCACTTGAGGCAGTGCCAAAAGAAGCTCATCTTCGATCAGCTCCCTGAAATCCACCACACCCTCTTCTACCAGGCATGGGTCCAGATCTTCAGGCAGCCTCTCAGCTTCATTCAGTCCTTGAACAAAGACCACCGAGAACCTTCTCTCTACAGGAAATCTCAATGCCCCAAGACAGCGTTGGCACTCAAGCGTCAACTCGGTCCGGACATTCCCGTCAAGCCTTGCATGCCGCTGCTCGTCACGACTGAAGCTCAAATTGAACAAGACCTCGCCATCAGCCTGCATCAGGCAATCTCGGAGTCTCACAAAAGCCTCAACAGGCAACTCTCCGCTGACCTCTTTACCGAGATCAGCGAAGCGCCAGGGATCCAATCGATCAGGAAAGCGCTTCGACATAAGCGCGAGATAATATTATGAGAGCACCTCTCATGTCAAAATGACGTGAGAGGTGGGATCCGCCTGAGAGCGGTGTTAACCGCCAACCATCGCCAGCAGAATACCGGCAGCTACCGCAGAACCGATCACACCCGCCACATTCGGCCCCATGGCGTGCATCAGCAGAAAATTGTGGTGATTGGTCTCCAGTCCCACCTTGTTGACCACCCGGGCCGCCATCGGCACTGCTGACACCCCGGCTGCGCCAATCAGCGGATTGACCTTGCCCCCTGTGACCCGATGCATGATTTTACCCATGATCACACCGGTCGCCGTGCCAATACAGAAGGCAAAGGCGCCCAGCGTAAGGATACCCAGGGTATCGATGGTCAGAAACTTGTCTGCAGAGAGTTTGGAGCCAACCGCCAAACCAAGGAAAATCGTCACAATATTGATGATCTCGTTCTGTGCCGCATGACTGAGTCGCTCCACCACACCGCTTTCACGGAGCAGATTGCCG
This portion of the Candidatus Thiodiazotropha endoloripes genome encodes:
- the rpmF gene encoding 50S ribosomal protein L32; this translates as MAVQQNKKTPSKRGMRRAHDGLKGETLSIDSTSGETHLRHHVTADGFYKGRKVVDTKGE
- a CDS encoding YceD family protein; this encodes MSKRFPDRLDPWRFADLGKEVSGELPVEAFVRLRDCLMQADGEVLFNLSFSRDEQRHARLDGNVRTELTLECQRCLGALRFPVERRFSVVFVQGLNEAERLPEDLDPCLVEEGVVDFRELIEDELLLALPQVPMHDTDVCQVPHEFVSDEELQVSEPEQQENPFAVLSALKKDRH